In a single window of the Palaemon carinicauda isolate YSFRI2023 chromosome 10, ASM3689809v2, whole genome shotgun sequence genome:
- the LOC137648160 gene encoding protein FAM200C-like, which translates to MSAKKRKYNEDYIRFGFVSLRKGDTEVPQCVICYKTLSNDGMRPSRLERHLQTAHPGLVDKPKAFFETKKHTLKQVKMDDSGVFRQQSSKVVEASYEISMLIAKSKKSHNIGETLIKASILCAAQLILGKDSANKLSQISLSNDTVQRRIHELSQDIKEQTLELVRASPVFAIQCDETTDIAQCAQFLISFGINVTNLEILSMALPSPYKTSLTYSSAHFLS; encoded by the exons ATGAGTGCCAAGAAGCGGAAGTATAACGAAGATTATATTCGTTTTGGATTTGTGTCCCTCCGAAAGGGTGACACAGAGGTCCCACAGTGCGTGATATGTTACAAGACTCTGAGCAATGATGGAATGCGACCCTCACGCTTGGAACGCCACCTGCAAACAGCACATCCTGGTCTAGTTGACAAGCCAAAGGcattctttgaaacaaaaaaacacaccTTGAAGCAAGTGAAAATGGATGACAGCGGGGTATTTCGACAACAATCATCAAAGGTTGTTGAGGCTTCTTATGAAATTTCCATGTTGATTGCAAAGAGCAAGAAGAGCCATAACATTGGAGAGACTCTCATAAAGGCAAGTATACTATGTGCAGCTCAACTCATTCTTGGTAAAGATAGTGCAAATAAGCTTTCCCAAATTTCCCTGTCAAACGATACAGTCCAGAGAAGGATCCATGAACTGTCTCAAGATATCAAAGAACAAACACTCGAACTAGTAAGAGCCTCGCCTGTTTTTGCAATCCAGTGTGATGAAACGACCGATATCGCTCAGTGTGCTCAGTTCTTGAT ctcTTTTGGCATTAATGTCACCAACTTGGAAATTTTAAGTATGGCTCTACCGTCGCCTTACAAGACATCCCTCACTTATAGCTCCGCCcacttcctctcgtaa